TGATGCGATCACCAAGTTCATCGCCAGCGGCTATGCCGCCCCGCAGCTTTTTGCAGTTTCGGGTGGCCTGGTGGCGCTGTTCTGCCTTGCAAGCGAGCTGGCCTCGGGAGGGCGCAGCGCCAATGTGGTCCGCACGACGCAGCCCCTGGCGATGGCCCTGCGCAGCCTTGCAACGCTGATTGCCGCGACCTGCTATTTCTATGCGTTCCGCGATCTGCCGCTTGCCGAAGTCTTCGTCTTCATCGGGCTGATGCCGATCTTCGCCGGGCTGATGTCCGGTCCGATCCTGGGCGAAAAGGTCAACCTGGCGGTCTGGATCGCGCTCGGGACCGGGGCGGTCGGGGTCATGTGCCTGTTTCCCCAGGGCCTGGGGCATATCCGCACCGGCCATCTGACGGCTGCGATGGCCTGTCTGGCCGGCACTTTATCGATGGTGATGGCGCGCCATATCGGGCGGCGTGAAACCAACGCGCTGGCCCAGGTCTTTTATCCCAATCTGGCGATCATGCTGGTCATGGGTGCGATCCTGCCCTTCGTCTGGCAACCGATGTCCCTTGTGGATCTCGGCTTCGTGGTTGGCTATGCCGCCCTGTTGTTCCTTGCCCGCTGGCTTCTGGTAATCGCCTTGCGCCACCTTGCCGCCTATGTGGTGACGCCGCTTATGAACCTGCAATTCGTCTGGATGACGCTTCTGGGCGCGCTTTTCTTCGGCGAATTCCCGAGCGCGAACATCTTCCTGGGATCGGCGATCGTGATTGGATCGGGTCTTTAC
The Pseudooceanicola algae genome window above contains:
- a CDS encoding DMT family transporter produces the protein MARFGSSAALMGAVLVLAYTALISGADAITKFIASGYAAPQLFAVSGGLVALFCLASELASGGRSANVVRTTQPLAMALRSLATLIAATCYFYAFRDLPLAEVFVFIGLMPIFAGLMSGPILGEKVNLAVWIALGTGAVGVMCLFPQGLGHIRTGHLTAAMACLAGTLSMVMARHIGRRETNALAQVFYPNLAIMLVMGAILPFVWQPMSLVDLGFVVGYAALLFLARWLLVIALRHLAAYVVTPLMNLQFVWMTLLGALFFGEFPSANIFLGSAIVIGSGLYLIADQIGSQRRSAKLAASVPDATPAE